The following are encoded in a window of Roseimaritima ulvae genomic DNA:
- a CDS encoding sulfatase-like hydrolase/transferase — protein MKPIVPILLLVLLHAGSLHAQRESFGEPLGDETPNILLLFADDLGYETLGCYGGKDFQTPHLDRLAGDGMRFTRAYTSPVCTPSRMSLYTGTYAARHGYYNVLPVHLGTKKAVDFRLRFTTFPQLLRAAGYATSVTGKWQLAALEFHPQHCRDAGFDSWCVWQIWREGAKTTRYWNPCLNHDGRIRDDIGERFGPDVLADYVIDQMKSAVAAGRPFYIHHNMMLPHVPIVDTPAERSSGRAASLGGMIHYMDALCGRLIAAVDELGVGDRTYIIFMGDNGTDSRATRHTRAGAVSGGKRDLNDAGTHIPLIVRRPGTVAAGTVCQDLIDMADWFPTFCDLAGVTVPADVELDGVSFASRLSGGEASPRQWVTAGIRNERSVFDGQWRVRTGTDRIIDARKLPQETVLEPVPAEAESPVKQLRSVLAEQQRLGR, from the coding sequence ATGAAGCCCATCGTTCCGATCCTCCTACTCGTTCTGCTGCATGCCGGCTCCCTGCACGCGCAGCGGGAATCGTTTGGGGAACCGCTCGGCGATGAGACTCCTAACATTCTGCTGTTATTTGCCGACGATCTTGGTTACGAAACACTGGGCTGTTATGGCGGCAAAGATTTTCAGACCCCGCATCTGGACCGTTTGGCCGGCGACGGCATGCGTTTCACTCGCGCCTATACGAGTCCTGTGTGTACGCCGTCGCGGATGAGTCTTTACACGGGCACGTATGCCGCGCGGCACGGTTACTACAACGTCTTGCCGGTGCACTTGGGCACCAAGAAGGCGGTGGATTTTCGGCTGCGGTTTACGACCTTCCCGCAGTTGCTGAGAGCTGCCGGCTATGCCACTTCGGTGACGGGCAAGTGGCAACTGGCGGCTTTGGAGTTTCATCCGCAGCATTGCCGCGATGCCGGATTCGATTCCTGGTGTGTGTGGCAGATCTGGCGCGAGGGAGCGAAGACGACGCGGTATTGGAACCCGTGCCTGAACCACGACGGTCGAATTCGCGACGACATCGGCGAGCGATTCGGGCCGGACGTGTTGGCCGATTACGTGATCGATCAGATGAAGTCCGCCGTCGCGGCCGGGCGTCCGTTTTACATTCACCACAACATGATGTTGCCGCACGTGCCGATCGTCGACACGCCGGCCGAACGCAGCAGCGGCCGCGCGGCCAGTTTGGGCGGTATGATCCACTATATGGATGCGCTATGCGGTCGCTTGATCGCTGCCGTGGATGAGCTGGGCGTTGGCGATCGCACGTACATTATTTTTATGGGCGACAACGGCACCGATTCGCGAGCCACTCGGCACACCCGCGCAGGTGCGGTGTCGGGCGGTAAACGCGACTTGAACGACGCCGGCACACACATCCCACTGATCGTACGGCGTCCCGGCACGGTGGCGGCGGGAACGGTTTGCCAAGACTTGATCGACATGGCCGACTGGTTCCCCACCTTCTGCGATCTGGCGGGCGTCACGGTGCCGGCGGACGTCGAACTGGATGGCGTCTCCTTCGCCAGTCGGCTCAGCGGCGGCGAGGCTTCGCCACGGCAATGGGTGACTGCAGGCATCCGCAACGAACGGAGCGTGTTCGACGGGCAGTGGCGTGTCCGCACCGGCACAGACCGAATCATCGACGCGCGCAAACTGCCGCAAGAGACGGTCTTAGAGCCGGTCCCCGCTGAAGCCGAATCGCCGGTCAAGCAGCTGCGCTCGGTGCTCGCCGAGCAACAACGGCTGGGACGGTAA